AAAAATGATGCAATTAAAAAGAGTCTGGATGAGATAGAAGTACAGTGGAAGCCTCTTCGGAAAATACTACAGGAAACCCCAAATCTCAGCAAAGTAGAAAAGCTGCAGGGGGATTTGGAAGCACTCTTGACGGCATCGGACAAAGCAACAAAGCTGTTTGCAAAAGAGACGGGGAAAAACTCTGGTGAAATTGTCAATATGGCAGGACGTCAGCGTATGCTTTCCCAAAGAATGGCAAGTCTCTATATGCTGAAAGTGTGGGGTGTCAAAGACCCGAAATTCAAACTAAAACTGGATGATGCATTGATGCTTTTCAAAAGCTCTTTGGAGAAGCTGGAAAAATCTCCGGTGAACAATGAAGAGATCAATGCTTTGCTGGCAAAGGTCAAGCGTTCATTCGTCTTTTTTGAAATGATGAACCGGTCAAAGTCAAAATTCGTTCCGACGCTGATCTACAAGAAGTCAAATGATATCTTGAAAAATATGAACAGTATTACAGAACTTTATGTCAAAATTGAATCAAAATAAAAGGAAGATGAAGATGAAAAATGTATGGATGAAAAACATAAGTATGGCGGTAGCGGCTGTTTTGATGCTCTCGGGCAGTGTCTGTGTCGTACAGGCGGAAGAGGCACCTGCAGTGGCAACAAACAAAGCGGTGATCGCAGATATTGTCAAACTGATCGATATTGCGGGAAAACAGCGTATGCTCTCGCAAAGGATTGCAAAAGATTATCTGTATGTCGGAAAAAAGGTAGCGGTATCCAAAGCAAGCAAGCAGCAGCAGAAGTCCATTGAAGAGATGATCGCTGCGCACAAGGTGCTGGTCGACTCCATTAACGATCCTGAGATCAGAAACCTGCTCTCATTCGTTGAACTGAGTATCGAAGATTTCAAAGCGACGGCGAATGAACCTTTCACACTTGACAATGCACAGCTGATCATCGACTTG
This DNA window, taken from Sulfurovum lithotrophicum, encodes the following:
- a CDS encoding type IV pili methyl-accepting chemotaxis transducer N-terminal domain-containing protein produces the protein MNRMKKRIKKIGIFFLLTASLAAVEIQNTEDAVNIAGKQRMFTQRMLKDYAMVGMGNTFGTPGKDLQQTIDAFTDHLKLLKAYAKNDAIKKSLDEIEVQWKPLRKILQETPNLSKVEKLQGDLEALLTASDKATKLFAKETGKNSGEIVNMAGRQRMLSQRMASLYMLKVWGVKDPKFKLKLDDALMLFKSSLEKLEKSPVNNEEINALLAKVKRSFVFFEMMNRSKSKFVPTLIYKKSNDILKNMNSITELYVKIESK
- a CDS encoding type IV pili methyl-accepting chemotaxis transducer N-terminal domain-containing protein, translated to MKNVWMKNISMAVAAVLMLSGSVCVVQAEEAPAVATNKAVIADIVKLIDIAGKQRMLSQRIAKDYLYVGKKVAVSKASKQQQKSIEEMIAAHKVLVDSINDPEIRNLLSFVELSIEDFKATANEPFTLDNAQLIIDLSESMLEGSQYVVNSLKEKVKVKESAIVGKSGKQRMLAQRIAKYYIAYQAGIKDKNTVDQMKAAVAEFSEAHKALMANPANTPEINRKLNQIDRLWKIVYKFYLNIEKGGLPLIVFNTTDDITKKMNTITAMYVELYK